A genomic region of Homo sapiens chromosome 4, GRCh38.p14 Primary Assembly contains the following coding sequences:
- the CCDC110 gene encoding coiled-coil domain-containing protein 110 isoform X2 produces MQQPFTHRMKRRSKISLSKYGCIAESENQIQPQSALKVLQQQLESFQALRMQTLQNVSMVQSEISEILNKSIIEVENPQFSSEKNLVFGTRIEKDLPTENQEENLSMEKSHHFEDSKTLHSVEEKLSGDSVNSLPQSVNVPSQIHSEDTLTLRTSTDNLSSNIIIHPSENSDILKNYNNFYRFLPTAPPNVMSQADTVILDKSKITVPFLKHGFCENLDDICHSIKQMKEELQKSHDGEVALTNELQTLQTDPDVHRNGKYDMSPIHQDKMNFIKEENLDGNLNEDIKSKRISELEALVKKLLPFRETVSKFHVHFCRKCKKLSKSEMHRGKKNEKNNKEIPITGKNITDLKFHSRVPRYTLSFLDQTKHEMKDKERQPFLVKQGSIISENEKTSKVNSVTEQCVAKIQYLQNYLKESVQIQKKVMELESENLNLKSKMKPLIFTTQSLIQKVETYEKQLKNLVEEKSTIQSKLSKTEEYSKECLKEFKKIISKYNVLQGQNKTLEEKNIQLSLEKQQMMEALDQLKSKEHKTQSDMAIVNNENNRMSIEMEAMKTNILLIQDEKEMLEKKTHQLLKEKSSLGNELKESQLEIIQLKEKERLAKTEQETLLQIIETVKDEKLNLETTLQESTAARQIMEREIENIQTYQSTAEENFLQEIKNAKSEASIYKNSLSEIGKECEMLSKMVMETKTDNQILKEELKKHSQENIKFENSISRLTEDKILLENYVRSIENERDTLEFEMRHLQREYLSLSDKICNQHNDPSKTTYISRREKFHFDNYTHEDTSSPQSRPLASDLKGGNNTHACPGSRGNTISSFQGCKHTCSVLQRHSVFQDCYSNIPC; encoded by the exons ATGCAACAACCCTTTACTCACAGAATGAAGAGACGGAGCAAGATCAGCCTCAGTA AATATGGCTGCATAGCAGAATCAGAAAATCAAATCCAACCACAATCAGCATTGAAA GTCCTTCAGCAGCAGTTGGAATCATTTCAGGCTTTGCGAATGCAGACTTTGCAGAATGTCAGCATG GTACAGTCGGAAATCAGTGAAATATTGAACAAAAGTATTATTGAAGTAGAAAACCCACAATTTAGCTCAGAAAAAAATCTGGTGTTTGGCACGCGCATTGAAAAGGATTTG CCTACAGAGAATCAAGAAGAAAACCTTTCTATGGAGAAAAGTCATCATTTTGAGGATTCCAAGACACTTCATTCAGTGGAAGAAAAATTAAGTGGTGATAGTGTGAACAGTCTCCCTCAAAGTGTAAATGTTCCATCCCAGATACATTCCGAGGACACATTAACTCTGAGAACTTCAACAGACAATTTATCTTCAAACATAATTATACACCCTTCAGAAAATTCTGACATCTTGAAGAATTATAATAACTTTTATCGTTTTCTACCTACTGCACCTCCAAATGTGATGTCTCAAGCTGATACAGTAATTCTGGATAAATCCAAAATTACTGTGCCTTTTCTCAAGCATGGATTTTGTGAAAATTTAGATGACATTTGCCATTCtatcaaacaaatgaaagaagagCTTCAAAAGTCACATGATGGGGAAGTGGCACTTACAAATGAACttcagactttacaaactgaTCCAGATGTTCACAGGAATGGTAAATATGACATGTCCCCTATTCACCAGGATAAAATGAACTTTATTAAGGAAGAAAACTTGGACGGTAACTTAAATGaagatataaaatcaaagagaattTCAGAATTAGAGGCATTAGTGAAGAAATTACTCCCCTTCAGGGAAACTGTGTCAAAATTCCATGTgcatttttgtagaaaatgtaaaaagttatCTAAGAGTGAAATGCAcaggggaaagaaaaatgagaaaaacaataaagaaattcCCATCACTGGCAAAAATATTACAGATTTAAAATTCCATTCCAGAGTTCCAAGATACACACTGTCCTTCCTCGACCAAACAAAACatgaaatgaaagacaaagaaagacaacCATTTCTAGTAAAACAAGGATCAATAATAtctgaaaatgagaaaacttCCAAAGTTAATTCCGTTACTGAGCAGTGTGTTGCAAAAATTCAGTACTTACAGAATTACCTAAAAGAATCTGTGCAGATACAGAAAAAAGTAATGGAACTGGAGAGTGAAAATCTAAACCTTAAGTCCAAAATGAAACCTCTTATCTTTACCACACAATCTCTCATACAGAAAGTTGAAACATATGAAAAGCAACTTAAGAATCTGGTTGAAGAAAAGAGTACTATTCAGTCTAAGTTAAGTAAAACAGAAGAATACAGCAAAGAGTgtcttaaagaatttaaaaaaataattagtaaatatAATGTTCTGCAAGGCCAAAATAAAactctagaggaaaaaaatatacaacttTCTTTAGAGAAGCAACAAATGATGGAAGCATTAGATCAACTAAAAAGTAAGGAACACAAAACTCAAAGTGATATGGCCAttgtaaataatgaaaataatcgAATGAGTATAGAAATGGAAGCAATGAAAACCAATATTCTGTTGAtacaagatgaaaaagaaatgttagagaaaaaaacacaccagcttctaaaagaaaaaagctcaCTTGGAAATGAACTAAAAGAAAGCCAGCTAGAGATAATCCagctaaaagagaaagaaagattggCAAAAACGGAACAAGAGACACTTCTTCAAATAATAGAAACAGTTAAAGATGAAAAACTCAACCTTGAAACAACATTACAAGAATCTACTGCTGCCAGACAAATTATGGAAAGAGAAATTGAGAATATTCAAACCTACCAATCTACTGCCGAAGAGAATTTtctgcaagaaataaaaaatgcaaaatcagaAGCAAGTATTTATAAGAATAGCTTGTCAGAAATTGGCAAGGAATGTGAAATGTTATCAAAAATGGTAATGGAAACCAAAACAGATAATCAGATTCTAAAAGAAGAACTAAAGAAACATagtcaagaaaatataaaatttgaaaacagcaTCAGTAGACTTACTGAAGACaaaatacttttagaaaattACGTAAGAAGCATAGAAAATGAAAGGGATACCTTGGAATTTGAGATGCGGCATCTTCAACGAGAATATTTAAGTTTAAGTGATAAAATTTGTAATCAGCATAATGACCCTTCAAAAACAACTTACAtttcaagaagagagaaattccaTTTTGACAACTATACTCACGAAGATACTTCTAGTCCTCAGAGTAGGCCTTTGGCTTCGGATTTGAAAG GTGGAAACAATACACATGCCTGCCCTGGCTCCAGAGGAAACACAATCTCTAGCTTCCAAGGTTGCAAGCACACCTGTTCTGTGCTCCAGAGACACTCTGTCTTCCAAGACTGCTATTCAAATATTCCTTGTTGA
- the CCDC110 gene encoding coiled-coil domain-containing protein 110 isoform X4, which produces MSPEKQHREEDEVDSVLLSASKILNSSEGVKESGCSDTEYGCIAESENQIQPQSALKVLQQQLESFQALRMQTLQNVSMVQSEISEILNKSIIEVENPQFSSEKNLVFGTRIEKDLPTENQEENLSMEKSHHFEDSKTLHSVEEKLSGDSVNSLPQSVNVPSQIHSEDTLTLRTSTDNLSSNIIIHPSENSDILKNYNNFYRFLPTAPPNVMSQADTVILDKSKITVPFLKHGFCENLDDICHSIKQMKEELQKSHDGEVALTNELQTLQTDPDVHRNGKYDMSPIHQDKMNFIKEENLDGNLNEDIKSKRISELEALVKKLLPFRETVSKFHVHFCRKCKKLSKSEMHRGKKNEKNNKEIPITGKNITDLKFHSRVPRYTLSFLDQTKHEMKDKERQPFLVKQGSIISENEKTSKVNSVTEQCVAKIQYLQNYLKESVQIQKKVMELESENLNLKSKMKPLIFTTQSLIQKVETYEKQLKNLVEEKSTIQSKLSKTEEYSKECLKEFKKIISKYNVLQGQNKTLEEKNIQLSLEKQQMMEALDQLKSKEHKTQSDMAIVNNENNRMSIEMEAMKTNILLIQDEKEMLEKKTHQLLKEKSSLGNELKESQLEIIQLKEKERLAKTEQETLLQIIETVKDEKLNLETTLQESTAARQIMEREIENIQTYQSTAEENFLQEIKNAKSEASIYKNSLSEIGKECEMLSKMVMETKTDNQILKEELKKHSQENIKFENSISRLTEDKILLENYVRSIENERDTLEFEMRHLQREYLSLSDKICNQHNDPSKTTYISRREKFHFDNYTHEDTSSPQSRPLASDLKGIPSKLYHLLPSKIYK; this is translated from the exons AATATGGCTGCATAGCAGAATCAGAAAATCAAATCCAACCACAATCAGCATTGAAA GTCCTTCAGCAGCAGTTGGAATCATTTCAGGCTTTGCGAATGCAGACTTTGCAGAATGTCAGCATG GTACAGTCGGAAATCAGTGAAATATTGAACAAAAGTATTATTGAAGTAGAAAACCCACAATTTAGCTCAGAAAAAAATCTGGTGTTTGGCACGCGCATTGAAAAGGATTTG CCTACAGAGAATCAAGAAGAAAACCTTTCTATGGAGAAAAGTCATCATTTTGAGGATTCCAAGACACTTCATTCAGTGGAAGAAAAATTAAGTGGTGATAGTGTGAACAGTCTCCCTCAAAGTGTAAATGTTCCATCCCAGATACATTCCGAGGACACATTAACTCTGAGAACTTCAACAGACAATTTATCTTCAAACATAATTATACACCCTTCAGAAAATTCTGACATCTTGAAGAATTATAATAACTTTTATCGTTTTCTACCTACTGCACCTCCAAATGTGATGTCTCAAGCTGATACAGTAATTCTGGATAAATCCAAAATTACTGTGCCTTTTCTCAAGCATGGATTTTGTGAAAATTTAGATGACATTTGCCATTCtatcaaacaaatgaaagaagagCTTCAAAAGTCACATGATGGGGAAGTGGCACTTACAAATGAACttcagactttacaaactgaTCCAGATGTTCACAGGAATGGTAAATATGACATGTCCCCTATTCACCAGGATAAAATGAACTTTATTAAGGAAGAAAACTTGGACGGTAACTTAAATGaagatataaaatcaaagagaattTCAGAATTAGAGGCATTAGTGAAGAAATTACTCCCCTTCAGGGAAACTGTGTCAAAATTCCATGTgcatttttgtagaaaatgtaaaaagttatCTAAGAGTGAAATGCAcaggggaaagaaaaatgagaaaaacaataaagaaattcCCATCACTGGCAAAAATATTACAGATTTAAAATTCCATTCCAGAGTTCCAAGATACACACTGTCCTTCCTCGACCAAACAAAACatgaaatgaaagacaaagaaagacaacCATTTCTAGTAAAACAAGGATCAATAATAtctgaaaatgagaaaacttCCAAAGTTAATTCCGTTACTGAGCAGTGTGTTGCAAAAATTCAGTACTTACAGAATTACCTAAAAGAATCTGTGCAGATACAGAAAAAAGTAATGGAACTGGAGAGTGAAAATCTAAACCTTAAGTCCAAAATGAAACCTCTTATCTTTACCACACAATCTCTCATACAGAAAGTTGAAACATATGAAAAGCAACTTAAGAATCTGGTTGAAGAAAAGAGTACTATTCAGTCTAAGTTAAGTAAAACAGAAGAATACAGCAAAGAGTgtcttaaagaatttaaaaaaataattagtaaatatAATGTTCTGCAAGGCCAAAATAAAactctagaggaaaaaaatatacaacttTCTTTAGAGAAGCAACAAATGATGGAAGCATTAGATCAACTAAAAAGTAAGGAACACAAAACTCAAAGTGATATGGCCAttgtaaataatgaaaataatcgAATGAGTATAGAAATGGAAGCAATGAAAACCAATATTCTGTTGAtacaagatgaaaaagaaatgttagagaaaaaaacacaccagcttctaaaagaaaaaagctcaCTTGGAAATGAACTAAAAGAAAGCCAGCTAGAGATAATCCagctaaaagagaaagaaagattggCAAAAACGGAACAAGAGACACTTCTTCAAATAATAGAAACAGTTAAAGATGAAAAACTCAACCTTGAAACAACATTACAAGAATCTACTGCTGCCAGACAAATTATGGAAAGAGAAATTGAGAATATTCAAACCTACCAATCTACTGCCGAAGAGAATTTtctgcaagaaataaaaaatgcaaaatcagaAGCAAGTATTTATAAGAATAGCTTGTCAGAAATTGGCAAGGAATGTGAAATGTTATCAAAAATGGTAATGGAAACCAAAACAGATAATCAGATTCTAAAAGAAGAACTAAAGAAACATagtcaagaaaatataaaatttgaaaacagcaTCAGTAGACTTACTGAAGACaaaatacttttagaaaattACGTAAGAAGCATAGAAAATGAAAGGGATACCTTGGAATTTGAGATGCGGCATCTTCAACGAGAATATTTAAGTTTAAGTGATAAAATTTGTAATCAGCATAATGACCCTTCAAAAACAACTTACAtttcaagaagagagaaattccaTTTTGACAACTATACTCACGAAGATACTTCTAGTCCTCAGAGTAGGCCTTTGGCTTCGGATTTGAAAG gaatTCCAAGTAAACTGTATCATTTGCTTCCATCcaagatatataaataa